GGCCCTATATAGCTAAGGTAATTTATATTTGTAAAGGGCGGCGGTTTATGGTATAATCATTTGGATACAAATTTTTGCGATAATGGAGCGTACCATCACTATGGATTCCTTTAACGACGTTTTGAATGCAGCGAAAGAATACTGCAAAGAGCGCCTGGTAGACGCCACCTATAACCTGTACATCGACGGGCTGGAAGCGGTGAGCTTTGAGGGCAGCGGCAAGGTGGTGCTTGCCGTGCGCAACGACTTCATCTGCACCATCGTGCGGGACCGGTACACCCCCCTTTTGAAGGAGGCCCTGGCCGCGATGCTGGGCTTTGAGGTGGAGGTGGAGCTGATGGTGCCCGCCGCCGCGCCCGCGCAGCCCGAGGCGGCCGCGGAAAAGCCCCTGCCCCGCACCGACCCGGACGGCCGCTATGATTTTAATTTTGAAAACTTTATCAAGGGCCCCTCGAACCAGTTCGCCTATGCGGCGGCGCAGGCCGTGGCCTCGAACCCCTCGGGCGCTTACAACCCCCTGTTCATCTACGGCCAGTCGGGCCTGGGCAAGACCCACCTGCTGACCGCCATTCAGATCGAGATCAAAAAGAACCACCCGGATTTCAACATTGTTTACGTGGACTGTGAAAAATTCACCAACGAGATCATCACCGCCATCCGGGAGGGCAGCACCGAGCAGTTCCGGCTGAAATACCGGGCCGCGGACGTGCTGCTGGTGGACGACATCCAGTTTATTGCGGGCAAGGAGAGCACCCAGGAGGAATTCTTCCACACCTTTAATACCCTGCACAACGCCGGCAAGCAGATCGTGCTGGCCAGCGACCGCCCCGCCAAGGAGATCAAGAGCCTGGAGGAGCGCCTGCGCACCCGGTTCGAGTGGGGCCTGACCGCAGACATCCAGCCGCCGGACTTTGAGACCCGGGTGGCGATCATCCGCCGCAAGGCCGAGCTGTTCCACCTGGAAATTCCGGACGACGTGGCCGAATTCATTGCGAACCACCTGAAAAACAACATCCGGCAGCTGGAGGGCGCGGTGAAAAAGCTGAACGCCTATTACATGCTGGAGGGCATCCAGCCGGTAATCGGCGTGGCCCAGAACGCCATCAAGGATATTCTGAATGAAACCCAGCCCGTGCCCGTGACCATTGAAAAGATCATTGGAGAGGTGGGCCGCACCTACAACGTGAGCCCGGCGGAAATACGGGGCATGCGGCGCACGGCCAATATCTCCTCGGCACGGCAGACCGCCATTTATGTGGTGCGCGAGATCACCGGCATGAGCATGGAGGACATCGGCAAGGAATTCGGCGGCCGCGACCACTCCACCATCGTGTACTCGCTGAAAGCCCTGGAAAGCAATCTGGAAAACGACCGGCACCTGAAAGAAACCGTGGAAGACATTATTAAAAATGTACGCACCTGAACCGGCATAAAAAAGAGCAAGTCTTTCACATAGTTTTCCACAATTAACAACAGGTTTTCCACATAGGGTGTGCAAAACATCGCCGTTTATTCTTATCAACATCTTGTCCACAAAAACGGTGGAATTTTAAACGGCAGGAAAAACGGCTTGTCCAAAGGGCGGAAAGGGCTTTTCCACGGTTTCAACGGCCCCTACTATTACGTCTATTGAAAAGTATGTTTTAAAGAGCTATTTTTGAGTTTTTCTTCCCTGGGAGGATTTCCTTACGAAAGGAGCGGCAAATATGAATATCGTATGCGATAAGACCTTGCTATCGGCAGCCATCGACGGCGTGTCCAAGGCGGTGACCCTGCGCTCTTCCATTCCCGCGCTGGAGGGCATCCTGCTGAAAGCGGAGGGGTTCCAGCTGACCCTGACCGGCTACGACCTGGAAATGGGCATTACCACCACCATTGAGGCCAACGTGCGGGAGCCGGGCGAGATCGTGCTCTCGGCAAAGCTTTTGGGCGATATGGTGCGCAGGCTGCCCGGGGGCGAGGTGACCATCTGCACCAACGAGGCGGGCAACGCCACGGTGAAGGGAGGCGTTGCGGAGTTTGACATCCTGGCCATGAGCGCCTCGGACTACCCCGACCTGCCCAACCCCGGCGCGGACCGGACCTTTACCATTTCGGCCGGGATGCTGCGGGACATGATCGACAAGACCCTGTACGCCGTGAGCCAGGACGACAAAAAGCCCGCCCATACCGGCGAGCTGTTTGCCATTGAAGAGGACAAACTTACCGTGGTGGCGCTGGACGGCTACCGGCTGGCAATTGTGGAGCGGCCGATCCAGGCGGAAAAGCACATCCGCATTATCATCCCCGCCAAGACCCTGACCGAGGTGAACAAGCTTTTGGGCGAGGACGACCAGGAGGTCGCCATCTCGGCAAACCGGCGGTTCGTGGTGTTTGAAACCGGCAGCTATGTGATCCTTTCGCGGCTGATCGAGGGCGAGTTTTTGAATTACGCCAACGTGATCCCGGAGGGCTACAAGACCCGGGTGGTGCTGGAAAGCCGGGATTTTATCGACACCATCGAGCGGGCCTCGCTGATTATTACCGAGCGGCTGAAAAACCCGCTGCGTATTCTGTTTGACAACAAGGTGACCGTGCGCTGCCAGACAAACCTGGGCAAGGTGGTGGACGAGTTTGAGGCGAAGATCGAGGGCGAACAGGTGGAGATCGGCTTCAACAACCGCTACCTGCTGGACGCGCTGCGCAATTCCAAGTGCGAAAAGGTGGTGCTGGAGATGAGCGGCCCCCTGTCCCCCGTGAAGATCCTGCCGGAGGAGGGCGCCGACTTTATCTACCTGGTGCTGCCGGTGCGCTTTAAAAATGATTGAGGGGCCTCTTCCCTTTTGAAAGACAGGAATGGAAACGATGGAACGGATCTTGATCCACACGGACTTTATAAAGCTGGATTCCCTTTTGAAGCTGGCGGGGCTGGCCGGGACCGGCGGCGAGGCAAAGCTGCTGGTGCAGGAGGGCCGGGTGCTGGTGAACGGCGAGGTGTGCCAAATGCGGGGCAAAAAGCTGCGCGGCGGCGACACCGTGACCCTGGACGGCCGCACCGTGGCCGTTGGGCAGGGAAAATAAGCCGGTGCGCCTTGTATCGCTTGCCGTGACCGACCACCGCAACCTGAAACAGGTGGAGTTTGCCCCCGGGCCGGAGCTGACCGTGCTGTGCGGCCCGAACGGCCAGGGCAAGACAAACCTTTTGGAGGCTGTGTGGCTGCTCACGGGGGGAAAGAGCTTCCGCGGCTCGAAGGACGCCGAGCTGATCCGCCGCGGCGCGGAGTTTTCCGTGCTGGACGGGGTGAGCGAGGCGCAGGACGGGCGGCAGGACCACATCCGCCTGACCGTGGGGGGGAAGGACACCCCCCGCCCCGGGCGCACCGCGCGCCTGAACGGGGCCGAGGTGGGACGGGCGGCGGCATTGGCGGGCCGGTTTACCGCCGTGGTGTTCGAGCCGGACGATCTGAGCCTTGTGAAAAGCGGGCCGGCCGGGCGGCGGCGCTTTTTGGACGCGGCGCTGTGCCAGCTGTGGCCGGGCTATGTGGCCACGCTGCGGCGTTACAGCCGGCTGCTGGCACAAAAAAACAGCCTGCTGAAATATTGGGACCGCACCCCCGGCGCCGGTGAGATGTGCGACGCGTTCGACGCGGACCTTGCGGTGCAGGGCGGGGAGATCTGCCGCCGCCGCGGCGATTACCTGGCGCGCCTGGCCCCTTTGGCGGCGCAGAATTACGCCGAGCTGAGCCGGGGCGGCGAGGCCCTGAGCCTTGCCTACCGCGCAGACCAGGGGCCGGAGCACATGCTGGACGCTCTGCGGGCCGCCCGCGCCGCGGACCGGAGGGCGGGCTTTTGCACCGTTGGCCCCCACCGGGAGGATTTTACCTTTGCGCTGGACGGCCAGCCGGCCCGGGTGTTTGCCAGCCAGGGCCAGCAGCGCAGCGCGGTGCTGAGCCTGAAGCTGGCCGAGGCCAGCGTGGCCCAGAGCGTGACCGGCGAGCACCCGGTGATGCTGCTGGACGACGTGTTGAGCGAGCTGGACCCCCAGCGGCAGGAATACCTGCTGACCCGCATGCGGGAGAAGCAGACCATTGTGACCGCCTGTGATTCCAGCCTGTTCCACAAAACAGAGGGCGCCATGTTCCGGGTGGAGCAGGGCGAAGTAAAAGAGATGTGAGGGGAAGCTTTTGTATCTGCATTTGGGGCAGGATTATGTGGTCCACACGCGGGACATCATTGGAATTTTTGACATTGATACCAGCTCGGTGGCAAAGCACACCCGCGCGTTTTTGCGCCATGCCGAGGAGGAGGGCGCGGTGGTGACCCTGAGCGACGAGCTGCCGAAAAGTTTTGTGGTGGCCGATTTCCCCGATGACACGGTGTTCATCAGCCCCATCTCGTCGAAAACGCTGGAAAAGCGCTGCGGCCGGATGGACCAATTAAACCAATACTGACACCCCAGAGCCGAAGGCTCTGTTTTCATGTTGGCGGCGGGATAAACGCACCGCGCGCCGGGTTGTAAGACGCAAAGCACAGGAGGAACGACAATGGCAGAAGAACTGAACCAGGAACAGCAGATCGGCCAGGCCGAGGATTACGACGGCAGCCAGATCCAGGTTTTGGAAGGCCTGGAAGCGGTGCGCAAGCGCCCGGGCATGTATATCGGGTCCACCGGGCCCCGGGGCCTGCATCATCTGGTGTATGAGATCGTGGACAACGCCATCGACGAGGCGCTGGCCGGTTTTTGCGACCACATTGAGGTCACCATCAAAAAGGGCAACATCATTCAGGTGAGCGATAACGGCCGCGGCATCCCCGTGGACATCCAGCCGAAAATGGGCATTCCCGCCGTGACGGTGGTGTTCACCATCCTGCACGCGGGCGGCAAGTTCGGCGGGGATAACTCCGGCTACAAGGTGGCGGGCGGCCTGCATGGCGTGGGCGCCAGCGTGGTGAACGCGCTTTCGGAGTGGCTGGAGGTGCGGGTGCGCAAGGCCGGCAGCGAGTATGTGCAGACCTTCCGGCGCGGCGTTGCCGACGGCGAGCTGAAAAAGGTGGGCCCCGCCGCTTCCAGCGGCACGGTGGTGACCTTTAAGGCCGACCCGGTGATGTTTACCGAGAGCACCGAGTATGATTATGAGATCCTGCGCACCCGCCTGCGGGAAGAGGCGTTTTTGAACGCCGGCGTGCGCATTACCCTGACCGACGAGCGGGGCGACGAGGTCCTGCGGGAGTCGATGTGCTACGAGGGCGGCGTGCGCAGCTTTGTGGAGCACATCCACGAGAAGCGCCAGATGACCGTGCTGCACCCCCAGGTAATTTACCTGAAGGGCCAGCAGAACGACATCATTGCCGAGATCGCCCTGCAATACAACGACAGCTTCAACGAGCTGGTGCTGAGCTTTGCCAACAACGTGCACACCCCGGACGGCGGCACCCACGAGGAGGGCTTCAAGGCGGCCCTGACCCGGGTGTTCAACGATTTTGGCCGGGAAAAGGGCTATTTGAAGGAAAAGGACGACAACCTTTCGGGCAGCGACGTGCGGGAGGGCCTGACCGCGGTGATCAGCGTGAAGCTGACCGACGCCCAGTTTGAGGGCCAGACCAAGGCAAAGCTGGGCAACACCGAGGTGCGGAGCCTTGTTTCCGGCATGGTGTACGAAAAGCTCAAGGAGTTTTTTGAGGAGAACCCGGGCGTTGCCAAGGCCGTGTTTGAAAAGGCCACCCAGGCCGCCCGCGCCCGGGAGGCGGCAAAGCGCGCCCGGGAGCTGGTGCGCCGCAAGTCGGCGCTGGAGACCAGCCGCATGCCCGGCAAGCTGGCCGACTGCCGGGAAAAGGACCCCACCAAGACCGAGATCTACATCGTTGAGGGCGATTCGGCCGGTGGCAGCGCCAAGATGGGGCGCGACTCGAACATCCAGGCGATCCTGCCCTTGTGGGGCAAGATGCTGAACGTGGAAAAGGCCAGGCTGGACAAGGTGTACGGCAACGAGAAGCTGATGCCGGTGGTCACCGCGCTGGGGTGCGGCATCGGCGAGGAGTTCGACGTTTCCAAGCTGCGCTACCACAAGGTGTTCATCATGGCCGATGCGGACGTGGACGGCAGCCATATCTGCACCCTGATGCTGACCTTCTTTTTCCGGTTTATGCGCCCGCTGATCGACGGTGGCTTTGTGTATATCGCCCAGCCGCCCCTGTTTAAATTGCAGAAGGGCCAACAGGTAAAATACGCCTACAGCGAGAGTGAGATGACGGCGCTTTCGGCCGGGATGCCCGGCGCGAAGATCAACCGGTACAAGGGCCTGGGCGAAATGAACCCGGAACAGCTGTGGGAGACCACCATGGACCCCAACAACCGGGTGATCGTGCAGATCAGCATTGAGGATGCGGAAAAGGCCGACGAGGCGTTTACCATCCTGATGGGCGACAAGGTGGAGCCCCGGCGCGAGTTCATTGAGCGCAACGCCAAGTATGCCACGCTCGATGTGTAATGGGCCTACGGCAAGAAAGTGACAGGTGAACACCAGTGAATGAAGACTTTGTGATGATCCCGGGCACCGGCACCAAGCTGATCGTGCGGGACGTGAAGGAAGAAATAGAGAGCGCGTTTTTGGACTACTCCATGTCGGTGATTGTGGCGCGGGCGCTGCCCGACGTGCGGGACGGCCTGAAGCCGGTGCACCGGCGCATCCTTTACACCATGCACGAGCGCAGCAACGACCCGCAGCACCCCTACCGCAAGTCGGCCGACACGGTGGGCGCGGTGCTGGGCGCTTACCACCCCCACGGCGACGCCAGCGTGTACGACGCGATGGTGCGCCTTGCGCAGGATTTTTCCATGCGGTACCCCCTGGTGGACGGCCAGGGCAACTTTGGCAGCGTGGACGGCGACCCCCCGGCCGCTTACCGGTACACCGAGGCCCGGATGAGCAAGATGGCGGTGGAACTGCTGACCGACATTGAAAAGGACACGGTGGATTTTGGCCCGAACTTTGACGAGACCAAAAAAGAGCCCATCGTGCTGCCCAGCCGTTTCCCGAACCTGCTGGTGAACGGGTCCACCGGCATTGCGGTGGGCATGGCCACCAACATCCCGCCCCACAACATGAGCGAGGTGATCGACGGGGCGGTGGCCCTGATCGAGGAGCCGGAGCTGGGCCTGGCGGGCCTGATGGAGCACATCAAGGGGCCGGACTTCCCCACCGGCGGCATTATTATGGGCCGCTCGGGCATCCGGGCCGCCTATGCCACCGGCCGCGGCAAGATCACCCTGCGCGGCCGCGCCGAGATCGAGGAGAAAAAGAACGGCCGGTTCCAGATCGTGATCACCGAGATCCCCTATATGGTGAACAAGGCCCGCATGATCGAGAACATTGCGGACCTGGTGAAGGACAAGCGGATCGAGGGCATCAGCGACCTGAACGACGAGTCGAACCGGCACGGCATGCGGGTGGTGGTGGAGCTGAAAAAAGAGGCCAACCCCCAGGTTGTGCTGAACCAGCTGTACCGCTACACCCAGCTGCAGGACACGGTGGGCGTGATCCTGCTGGCGCTGGACGGCGGCGTGCCCAAGATCATGACCCTGAAGACCATGCTGGAGCGGTATGTGGAGTTCCAGGACCAGGTCATCCGCCGGCGCACCCAGTTTGACCTGAAAAAGGCCCAGGAGCGGGCCCACATTCTGGAAGGCCTTGCCCGCGCGGTGGACATTGTGGACGAGGTGATCTACGCCATCCGCCACTGCGGCGGCGGCCAGCCCGAGGCGAAGGCCGCCATTATGGAACAGTTTGGGTTCGACGAGCCCCAGGCCGAGGCCATCTGCAAATTCCCCCTGGGGCGGCTTGCGGGCCTGGAGATCAAAAAGATCCAGAACGAACTGGACGAACTGCACGGCAGGATCGCCGACTGGCAGGCCATTTTGGCCGACGACGCCCGGGTGCGCGCCATTGTGAAGGAAGAGCTGCTTGCCCTAAAGGAAAAATACGGCGACGCGCGCCGCACCGAGATCGCCCATGTGAGCGGCGAGGTGGACATTGAGGACCTGATCCCGGTGGAGGACTGCGTGTTCACCCTGACCCACGAGGGGTATATCAAGCGCCAGAGCCAGGACACCTATCAGGTGCAGAAGCGCGGCGGGCGCGGGATCTCGGGCCTTTCGCACAAGGACGAGGATTTTGTGGAGGAGCTGTTCATTGGCTCGACCCACGACTTTGTGCTGTTTGTGACCGACCAGGGCCGGGTGTACCGGCTGAAGGGCTACCAGATCTACGAGGGCAGCCGCACCAGCAAGGGCACCAACATTGTGAACCTGCTGCCGCTGCAGAACGAGGAAAAGGTGATCCGCATGCTGCGCATGCCCGCCGAGAACGCCTCGGGCTACCTGACCATGATCACCCGGCGGGGCGTGATTAAGCGCACCCCCATTGAGGCTTACGCCAACATCCGCAAAAACGGCCTGCTGGCGGTGACCATGTACGAGGGCGACGCGCTGGCCTGGTGCCGCATTACCGGCGGCGGGGACGAGCTGCTGGTGGCCACCCACGGCGGTATGGCCATCCGCTTTAACGAAGCGGGGGCGCGCGGCATGGGCCGCCTGGGCCACGGCGTGCGGGCCATCCGGCTGGCCGAGGACGACTATGTGATCGGCGCGGGCATTCTGCGGCCGGGGGCTTCGGTGTTTACAGTGACCGACAGCGGCAAGGGCCGCCGCAGCCGGATCGACGATTACCGGCTGCAGAGCCGG
This window of the Oscillospiraceae bacterium genome carries:
- the dnaA gene encoding chromosomal replication initiator protein DnaA, whose protein sequence is MDSFNDVLNAAKEYCKERLVDATYNLYIDGLEAVSFEGSGKVVLAVRNDFICTIVRDRYTPLLKEALAAMLGFEVEVELMVPAAAPAQPEAAAEKPLPRTDPDGRYDFNFENFIKGPSNQFAYAAAQAVASNPSGAYNPLFIYGQSGLGKTHLLTAIQIEIKKNHPDFNIVYVDCEKFTNEIITAIREGSTEQFRLKYRAADVLLVDDIQFIAGKESTQEEFFHTFNTLHNAGKQIVLASDRPAKEIKSLEERLRTRFEWGLTADIQPPDFETRVAIIRRKAELFHLEIPDDVAEFIANHLKNNIRQLEGAVKKLNAYYMLEGIQPVIGVAQNAIKDILNETQPVPVTIEKIIGEVGRTYNVSPAEIRGMRRTANISSARQTAIYVVREITGMSMEDIGKEFGGRDHSTIVYSLKALESNLENDRHLKETVEDIIKNVRT
- the dnaN gene encoding DNA polymerase III subunit beta, whose product is MNIVCDKTLLSAAIDGVSKAVTLRSSIPALEGILLKAEGFQLTLTGYDLEMGITTTIEANVREPGEIVLSAKLLGDMVRRLPGGEVTICTNEAGNATVKGGVAEFDILAMSASDYPDLPNPGADRTFTISAGMLRDMIDKTLYAVSQDDKKPAHTGELFAIEEDKLTVVALDGYRLAIVERPIQAEKHIRIIIPAKTLTEVNKLLGEDDQEVAISANRRFVVFETGSYVILSRLIEGEFLNYANVIPEGYKTRVVLESRDFIDTIERASLIITERLKNPLRILFDNKVTVRCQTNLGKVVDEFEAKIEGEQVEIGFNNRYLLDALRNSKCEKVVLEMSGPLSPVKILPEEGADFIYLVLPVRFKND
- the recF gene encoding DNA replication and repair protein RecF, which codes for MRLVSLAVTDHRNLKQVEFAPGPELTVLCGPNGQGKTNLLEAVWLLTGGKSFRGSKDAELIRRGAEFSVLDGVSEAQDGRQDHIRLTVGGKDTPRPGRTARLNGAEVGRAAALAGRFTAVVFEPDDLSLVKSGPAGRRRFLDAALCQLWPGYVATLRRYSRLLAQKNSLLKYWDRTPGAGEMCDAFDADLAVQGGEICRRRGDYLARLAPLAAQNYAELSRGGEALSLAYRADQGPEHMLDALRAARAADRRAGFCTVGPHREDFTFALDGQPARVFASQGQQRSAVLSLKLAEASVAQSVTGEHPVMLLDDVLSELDPQRQEYLLTRMREKQTIVTACDSSLFHKTEGAMFRVEQGEVKEM
- the gyrB_1 gene encoding DNA gyrase subunit B, translated to MAEELNQEQQIGQAEDYDGSQIQVLEGLEAVRKRPGMYIGSTGPRGLHHLVYEIVDNAIDEALAGFCDHIEVTIKKGNIIQVSDNGRGIPVDIQPKMGIPAVTVVFTILHAGGKFGGDNSGYKVAGGLHGVGASVVNALSEWLEVRVRKAGSEYVQTFRRGVADGELKKVGPAASSGTVVTFKADPVMFTESTEYDYEILRTRLREEAFLNAGVRITLTDERGDEVLRESMCYEGGVRSFVEHIHEKRQMTVLHPQVIYLKGQQNDIIAEIALQYNDSFNELVLSFANNVHTPDGGTHEEGFKAALTRVFNDFGREKGYLKEKDDNLSGSDVREGLTAVISVKLTDAQFEGQTKAKLGNTEVRSLVSGMVYEKLKEFFEENPGVAKAVFEKATQAARAREAAKRARELVRRKSALETSRMPGKLADCREKDPTKTEIYIVEGDSAGGSAKMGRDSNIQAILPLWGKMLNVEKARLDKVYGNEKLMPVVTALGCGIGEEFDVSKLRYHKVFIMADADVDGSHICTLMLTFFFRFMRPLIDGGFVYIAQPPLFKLQKGQQVKYAYSESEMTALSAGMPGAKINRYKGLGEMNPEQLWETTMDPNNRVIVQISIEDAEKADEAFTILMGDKVEPRREFIERNAKYATLDV
- the gyrA_1 gene encoding DNA gyrase subunit A; translation: MNEDFVMIPGTGTKLIVRDVKEEIESAFLDYSMSVIVARALPDVRDGLKPVHRRILYTMHERSNDPQHPYRKSADTVGAVLGAYHPHGDASVYDAMVRLAQDFSMRYPLVDGQGNFGSVDGDPPAAYRYTEARMSKMAVELLTDIEKDTVDFGPNFDETKKEPIVLPSRFPNLLVNGSTGIAVGMATNIPPHNMSEVIDGAVALIEEPELGLAGLMEHIKGPDFPTGGIIMGRSGIRAAYATGRGKITLRGRAEIEEKKNGRFQIVITEIPYMVNKARMIENIADLVKDKRIEGISDLNDESNRHGMRVVVELKKEANPQVVLNQLYRYTQLQDTVGVILLALDGGVPKIMTLKTMLERYVEFQDQVIRRRTQFDLKKAQERAHILEGLARAVDIVDEVIYAIRHCGGGQPEAKAAIMEQFGFDEPQAEAICKFPLGRLAGLEIKKIQNELDELHGRIADWQAILADDARVRAIVKEELLALKEKYGDARRTEIAHVSGEVDIEDLIPVEDCVFTLTHEGYIKRQSQDTYQVQKRGGRGISGLSHKDEDFVEELFIGSTHDFVLFVTDQGRVYRLKGYQIYEGSRTSKGTNIVNLLPLQNEEKVIRMLRMPAENASGYLTMITRRGVIKRTPIEAYANIRKNGLLAVTMYEGDALAWCRITGGGDELLVATHGGMAIRFNEAGARGMGRLGHGVRAIRLAEDDYVIGAGILRPGASVFTVTDSGKGRRSRIDDYRLQSRGGKGIRNYRKGEVAGIKILDDQDDIILISQEGIIIRMHAEDINVQSRYGSGVRVMRIAEGDRVVTVARTDRSEEAETEKPEAEPEEELTEEEIAALAAEEAQQAEEEAPADEE